The following proteins come from a genomic window of Candidatus Poribacteria bacterium:
- a CDS encoding initiator RepB protein — protein sequence TSYIIRERLLEHDTAMVAYQKGGMVKAEIDGILAAEFCQDLLAPVNAAYEDEKARILGEIG from the coding sequence TCACATCTTACATAATCCGCGAACGGCTCTTGGAACACGACACGGCGATGGTGGCATACCAGAAAGGCGGTATGGTCAAGGCGGAGATCGACGGCATCCTCGCCGCTGAGTTCTGCCAGGATCTGCTTGCACCCGTGAATGCAGCGTATGAAGATGAAAAGGCGCGAATCTTGGGAGAAATCGGGTAG